One region of Drosophila teissieri strain GT53w chromosome 2L, Prin_Dtei_1.1, whole genome shotgun sequence genomic DNA includes:
- the LOC122617412 gene encoding protein gustavus isoform X2, with protein sequence MYKGGRTPSIRSSERRRPQSVSSISTLSPRVVLSRLEPREFERLRLSYKIAIDQRRSRSCRGMNMGQKISGGVKTVSRNDSQSTFKPIIPRELQADFVKPARIDILLDMPPASRDLQLKHSWNSEDRSLNIFVKEDDKLTFHRHPVAQSTDCIRGKVGLTKGLHIWEIYWPTRQRGTHAVVGVCTADAPLHSVGYQSLVGSTEQSWGWDLGRNKLYHDSKNCAGVTYPAILKNDEAFLVPDKFLVALDMDEGTLSFIVDQQYLGIAFRGLRGKKLYPVVSAVWGHCEITMRYIGGLDPEPLPLMDLCRRTIRQKIGRTNLEERIQQLQLPLSMKTYLLYKNCR encoded by the exons AT GTATAAGGGTGGTCGGACACCTTCTATTAGGTCCAGTGAAAGGCGTCGTCCTCAAAGTGTTTCATCAATATCCACACTATCCCCGAGAGTTGTTTTGTCAAGATTGGAGCCGAGGGAGTTTGAGCGTCTTCGACTATCCTACAAAATTGCAATCGACCAAAGAAGATCCAGAAGCTGCCGTGGCATGAACATGGGTCAAAAAATTAGTGGCGGAGTCAAAACAGTTAGTCGTAATGATTCACAATCTACATTCAAACCAATAATACCAAGAGAGTTGCAAGCTGATTTCGTTAAACCAGCGCGAATCGATATTTTACTTGATATGCCGCCAGCATCTCGAGATCTTCAATTGAAGCATTCATGGAACTCCGAAGATCGgtctttaaacatttttgtaaaagAGGACGACAAGTTGACATTTCATAGGCACCCAGTGGCTCAAAGTACTGATTGCATTCGCGGAAAAGTCGGACTTACAAAGGGATTGCACATTTGGGAAATTTATTGGCCAACAAGGCAAAGAGGAACACACGCTGTTGTTGGCGTATGCACTGCAGATGCACCATTACATTCAGTTGGATACCAAAGTTTGGTCGGATCAACTGAGCAAAGTTGGGGCTGGGACTTAGgaagaaataaattataccATGACTCAAAAAACTGCGCTGGAGTCACATATCCAGCCATTCTTAAAAACGACGAAGCTTTTTTAGTTCCAGATAAGTTCTTAGTAGCCTTAGATATGGACGAAGGAACACTAAGCTTCATTGTTGATCAGCAGTACCTCGGAATTGCGTTTAGAGGACTGCGAGGAAAAAAACTATATCCAGTTGTTTCGGCGGTTTGGGGACACTGTGAAATAACAATGCGTTATATTGGTGGATTAGATC CCGAACCTTTGCCTTTAATGGATCTTTGCCGAAGAACAATTCGTCAAAAAATTGGTCGCACGAACTTGGAGGAGCGCATTCAACAGCTTCAACTTCCTTTATCaatgaaaacatatttattgtataaaAACTGTAGATAA
- the LOC122617412 gene encoding protein gustavus isoform X1 codes for MEFGKKRYKGGRTPSIRSSERRRPQSVSSISTLSPRVVLSRLEPREFERLRLSYKIAIDQRRSRSCRGMNMGQKISGGVKTVSRNDSQSTFKPIIPRELQADFVKPARIDILLDMPPASRDLQLKHSWNSEDRSLNIFVKEDDKLTFHRHPVAQSTDCIRGKVGLTKGLHIWEIYWPTRQRGTHAVVGVCTADAPLHSVGYQSLVGSTEQSWGWDLGRNKLYHDSKNCAGVTYPAILKNDEAFLVPDKFLVALDMDEGTLSFIVDQQYLGIAFRGLRGKKLYPVVSAVWGHCEITMRYIGGLDPEPLPLMDLCRRTIRQKIGRTNLEERIQQLQLPLSMKTYLLYKNCR; via the exons ATGGAATTTGGTAAAAAAAg GTATAAGGGTGGTCGGACACCTTCTATTAGGTCCAGTGAAAGGCGTCGTCCTCAAAGTGTTTCATCAATATCCACACTATCCCCGAGAGTTGTTTTGTCAAGATTGGAGCCGAGGGAGTTTGAGCGTCTTCGACTATCCTACAAAATTGCAATCGACCAAAGAAGATCCAGAAGCTGCCGTGGCATGAACATGGGTCAAAAAATTAGTGGCGGAGTCAAAACAGTTAGTCGTAATGATTCACAATCTACATTCAAACCAATAATACCAAGAGAGTTGCAAGCTGATTTCGTTAAACCAGCGCGAATCGATATTTTACTTGATATGCCGCCAGCATCTCGAGATCTTCAATTGAAGCATTCATGGAACTCCGAAGATCGgtctttaaacatttttgtaaaagAGGACGACAAGTTGACATTTCATAGGCACCCAGTGGCTCAAAGTACTGATTGCATTCGCGGAAAAGTCGGACTTACAAAGGGATTGCACATTTGGGAAATTTATTGGCCAACAAGGCAAAGAGGAACACACGCTGTTGTTGGCGTATGCACTGCAGATGCACCATTACATTCAGTTGGATACCAAAGTTTGGTCGGATCAACTGAGCAAAGTTGGGGCTGGGACTTAGgaagaaataaattataccATGACTCAAAAAACTGCGCTGGAGTCACATATCCAGCCATTCTTAAAAACGACGAAGCTTTTTTAGTTCCAGATAAGTTCTTAGTAGCCTTAGATATGGACGAAGGAACACTAAGCTTCATTGTTGATCAGCAGTACCTCGGAATTGCGTTTAGAGGACTGCGAGGAAAAAAACTATATCCAGTTGTTTCGGCGGTTTGGGGACACTGTGAAATAACAATGCGTTATATTGGTGGATTAGATC CCGAACCTTTGCCTTTAATGGATCTTTGCCGAAGAACAATTCGTCAAAAAATTGGTCGCACGAACTTGGAGGAGCGCATTCAACAGCTTCAACTTCCTTTATCaatgaaaacatatttattgtataaaAACTGTAGATAA
- the LOC122617559 gene encoding uncharacterized protein LOC122617559, which translates to MVALYQRFQSEKQSTLSESLVEWASSISRCFFESRYARYQKRCVQWRLVWLSKEQRTINPFGDVGLRDQILKLRLLRLASSGPSDRLYRTLLSRRTPTSAAISSMRGIESSLSAATLLFAATGNAVISSPIRVRMDFLKNHIKANGEAGLKALI; encoded by the exons ATGGTGGCCCTATATCAGCGCTTCCAGTCGGAGAAACAATCGACATTAAGTGAATCGCTTGTAGAATGGGCCTCTTCGATTTCAAGATGTTTTTTCGAATCCCGTTACGCTCGTTATCAGAAACGGTGCGTCCAGTGGCGGCTCGTTTGGTTGTCGAAGGAACAACGGACCATTAACCCATTCGGCGACGTTGGGCTTAGAGATCAAATTTTGAAGCTGAGACTGCTACGTTTAGCTTCGTCGGGACCCAG TGATCGGTTATATCGGACCCTTTTATCCAGGCGAACGCCGACTAGTGCAGCGATTAGTTCCATGCGGGGAATAGAAAGTAGCTTAAGCGCAGCcactttgctttttgctgcaaCCGGTAATGCCGTAATATCGTCACCCATTCGTGTGCGAATGGATTTCTTAAAGAATCATATTAAGGCCAATGGTGAAGCAGGCCTAAAGGCTCTCATATAG